One Novosphingobium sp. 9U genomic window, GGTCGAACACCAGCGATCCGGTCTTCTTGTCGATCTGGTCGCGGCGAAACGGGATCTCGGCGCCGATCGAGGGCTTTTGCTGGTCGGTCTGGCTCATGGTTCTCTCCTCGTGTTTCCACATCCAACACACGAGCTCGAGCGGGAGTTCCGGCCTGCGCGTCAGAGCGCGCCGACGCCTGAGACGAACCGATCGCGCAGGGCCTGCAGCACCCGCGGCGGCAGCGGATCGAGCGCGCGGGCCGGTTTGCCCTTGCGCAGAGCGGCGCGGTCGGCCTGCGAGGGATCGGCGACGCGCACCCGCACCGCCGCCTGCCCCTTGGCCCGCATGCCGAGAAGTTCGGCTGCTCCGCGCGACAAGTCCAAGATGCGCCCGCGCGCCACGAACGGTCCGCGGTCGTTGACGCGCACCAGGATGCGACGTCCAGTGTCGAGCGAGGTCACTTCGACATAGCTGGGCAGGGGCAGGGTGGTGTGGGCCCCCGTGATCCAGGCGGGCCGGAACTTCTCGCCGTTTGCTACGCGGTTGCCGCTTTCGCTGCCGTACCATGAGGCATAGCCGAGCATGTCGTAGCCCGGCTGCGCCGCGGGCGTGTAGGTCGTGCCGCGCACCTTGTAAGGCGCGCCGATGCGAACCGGGGTGTCACTGACGGGGCGGTAGTGACCGCCGCAGGCGGAGAGGGCGAGGGCGGTCAGGATGGCGAGGGTGCGCAGTGCCCCTCCACCACCAGCCTGCGGCTGGCGCTCCCCCTCCGCGATACTAGCTGGGGGAGGATCAAGCGAGTGCCTATCCAAATCCTCCCCGAGCCCGCTCGGGGTGGGGGACCGCTCGCGCAGCGAGTGGTGGAGGGGCAGGACCCTCACCGCCGCACGCCGGCACTCCGGTCCCGCACCGCCTTGAACTCTGACCCTGCCTTCCACTCGGGCCAGCCGGTCGAGTTCGACAGCTCCTGCGCCATGGTCCCGACCAGCTCGATGTCCTGCACCGCGCCGGCGAGGTTCCAGCTGGCGTCCCAGGCGTCGCAAGCCTGGTGGTAGCACTGGCCGGTGTAGCGATCGATCCACGCCTGCCCCGCCGCCCGGCCGCCTTGCTTGAGGTCGGAGGCGCCGGCGATGCCCATCTGCAGCAGCACCGGCACGCCGCGCTTGGCAAAGGAGAAGTGGTCCGCACGGTAGAACAGCCCGCGCTCGGGCAGGCTCTCGGGCGTGACGGTGCGCCCTTGTGCCTTGGCGATGCGCGCCATGTCGTCTTCCAGCGTGTCCTGACCCTGGCCGACCAGCACCACGTCGTTCGCCGCGCCCGCCGTCTGCAGGATGTCGATGGCGAGGTTGGCGACCGTCTTTTCCATCGGATAGATCGGATTAGCGGCATAGAACTCGCTGCCGAGCAGCCCGCGCTCTTCCGCCGTCCAGAACGCGAAGACGACGCTGCGATCCGGCGCGGGCCCGGCCTTCAGGGCGCGGGCGATCTCCAGCAAGCCGCCGATGCCGAGCGCGTCGTCGTTGGCGCCGGCCCGGTACACGCGGCCTTGCGCATCGGGCGCGCCCTTGCCGTAAGCGTCCCAATGCGCGCCGAGCGAGACTACTTCGTCGGCCCGCTTGGCGCCGGGGATACGCCCGAGCACGTTGTGGCTGGCGATCTCTTCGTGGGTGACGGGCACGTCAGCGCTGAAGGTGACGCCCTTGAGTTCGACCGGCCGGAAGTCGGCGCGGCCTGCGGCCTTGCGCAGCGTCGTCAGGTCGAGCCCGGCGCGCGTGAACAGCGCCTGCGCCGCGCCGCCCTCGATCCAGCCTTGCAGGCGCAGGCTGGTCAGGTCCTCGGGCTTGCGGACGATGTCGTAGTTCTCACCGCGCGGGCTGGTTACGACGTTCCAGCCATAGCCGGCACCGGGCGTGTCGTGGACGATCAGCGCGCCGATCGCGCCGCGGCGGGCGGCTTCCTCGAACTTGTAGGTCCAGCGGCCGTAGTAGGTCATCGTCCGCCCGCCGAACTTGCCGGCGACGGCGTCGCCCGGCGTGGCGGCGAAGTCGGGGTCGTTGATCAGGATGACCGCGACCTTGCCTTTCAGGTCCTGGCCCTTGAAGTCGTCCCACTGGCGCTCAGGCGCAGAGACTCCGTAGCCGACGAAGACCAGCGGTGCCTTGTCGATCCGCGCGGCATCGTCAGGGCGCAGGGTGGAGACATAGATTTCCTTGCCAGGCGTGACCGGCGTGCCGCCGAAGCGCATCGTCCCCTGGCCCAACGTGGTGTGCAGCAGCGGCACGGTCTGCAGCCACTGGCCGTCGGGTCCGCCGGGCTCCAGCCCCGCCTCTTGCATGCGCGCGATCAGGTAGCCGATCGTGCGCTCCTCGCCCTTGGTGCCGGGCGCGCGGCCTTCGAACGCATCGGATGCGAGCGTCTTCACATCGCGCGTGATGCGCGCAGGATCGACGGTGACCTTGGCGTGTGCGGGCAGGGAGGTGGCAAGAAGGGCGGCGGCGAGAAGCAACTTGTGGTTCATGGGGTCATCCTAGCTGCGTGTGGGATGGCAGGACAACCTTGCTTACCTCGTCCCAGAGCGATTGCTGCTCGGAAGGCGGAGGCGATGTCGTCCAATTGGCCGATGCCGGGTCGGCGGCAAGTAAAGCCGCGCGATCGCTGGAGCCCTTGACAGGCTTGCGCTTTTGGCATGGAAGGGATCGCGCCCGATTGGTCCGTACAGGTCCAGCTCGCACTGGCTCAGCCGCAAACAAGCGGCCTCAATCCACACCGCTAGGGCTCAGCTTGTGGAAGCGCACCAACCAAGACCGCAGGTCACCTGAGTACTTACGAGTCGCTACGAGCGCACCTCAACCACGCTCAGTACCCGCAGTCGTACCCCGTCGGGCAGGCTGCGCGATCCTGCTCCCACTGCGCCATCTCACGATCATAGCGCCGGCGTTCTTCGCGATAACGGGCTAAGTCCTGCGCATAGGCCTGGCTGCGCGCACCATAATCGTCTGCTTCCTTAAGGCGCCGCTCAGGCCGTGCTTCAGCATAATCTTGCCAGCCACCCGCATAGCGCGCGTCCCGTTGCCGGACGTAGGCGAGCTGATCGAGGTTCATCTTGCGGATCGTCTCACGGTCGCGCGCGATCGCCTCGGGGGTCATCGTCGGATCATGCGGATTGTCCGCCAGCGCGCCTTGCGGCAGCATCGTCGCTGCGGCGCTTGCCGCGCAGAGCCAGGCCCCGATCCTCATGTCTTTTCCCCGCGATCCCCGTTGGTTGTGGCAGGAACATGCCTGCAAACGGGGCGCTCCGCAAAGCCATTGCGATGAGCCGAACGCACCCCATCTACTGCCCCGGACCGCCGCCCCGCTTGATCGGCGCGAACAAATCTGGAACAGACTTCCCGCATGAGCTTGACCCACATCACCGTGCGCGGCGCGCGCGAGCATAACCTCAAGGGCGTGGACATCGCGCTGCCGCGCGACAAGCTGATCGTCATCACCGGGCTGTCGGGCTCGGGCAAGTCGAGCCTGGCGTTCGACACGATCTATGCGGAAGGTCAGCGTCGCTATGTCGAGAGCTTGAGCGCCTATGCGCGCCAGTTCCTCGAGATGATGCAGAAGCCCGATGTCGAGCACATCGACGGCTTGAGCCCCGCGATCTCGATCGAGCAGAAGACCACCAGCCGCAACCCGCGCTCGACCGTCGCCACGGTGACCGAGATCTGGGACTATATGCGCCTGCTGTGGGCGCGGGTGGGAGTTCCGTATTCGCCCGCGACCGGCCTGCCGATCGAGGCGCAGACGGTCTCCAACATGGTGGATCGCGTGATGGCGCTGCCCGAGGGCACGCGCGCCTACCTGCTGGCGCCGGTCGTGCGCGGTCGCAAGGGTGAGTACCGCAAGGAACTGCTCGAATGGCAGCGCGCCGGCTACGCCCGCGTCCGCGTTGATGGCGAAATGTACCAGATCGAGGACGCGCCCGCGCTCGACAAGAAGTACAAGCACGACATCGAAGTGGTGATCGACCGCATTGCCGTGAAGGACGGGATACAGACGCGCTTGGCGGACTCGTTCGAGCAGGCGCTCAAGCTGGCCGAGGGGCTGGCCTACATCGACCTGGCCGACGGCAACGTGCCCGGCCGCGAAGGGGGCGAGGGCACTGCGCTGAAAGGCGCCGGCCTCCCCCCCAACCGCATCGTCTTCTCCGAGAAGTTCGCCTGCCCCGTCAGCGGCTTCACCATCGAGGAGATCGAGCCGCGCCTGTTCTCCTTCAACGCCCCGCAAGGCGCGTGTCCGGCCTGCGACGGCCTGGGCGAGAAGCTGCTGTTCGATCCCCAGCTGGTGGTCCCCAACGAAGGCCTCAGCCTCAAGCAGGGCGCGGTGGTGCCCTGGGCCAAGTCGAACCCGCCTAGCCCCTACTACATGCAGGTCCTCACCAGTCTCGCCGAGCATTTCGGCTTCAAGCTGGAGACCAAGTGGGAGGACCTGCCCGAGGAACACCGCGACGCCATCCTGTTCGGCACCAAGGGCAAGGCCGTCCCGCTCACCTTCAAGGACGGGCGCAAGAGCTACACCGTCAACAAGGC contains:
- a CDS encoding septal ring lytic transglycosylase RlpA family protein, with product MRTLAILTALALSACGGHYRPVSDTPVRIGAPYKVRGTTYTPAAQPGYDMLGYASWYGSESGNRVANGEKFRPAWITGAHTTLPLPSYVEVTSLDTGRRILVRVNDRGPFVARGRILDLSRGAAELLGMRAKGQAAVRVRVADPSQADRAALRKGKPARALDPLPPRVLQALRDRFVSGVGAL
- a CDS encoding M28 family metallopeptidase codes for the protein MNHKLLLAAALLATSLPAHAKVTVDPARITRDVKTLASDAFEGRAPGTKGEERTIGYLIARMQEAGLEPGGPDGQWLQTVPLLHTTLGQGTMRFGGTPVTPGKEIYVSTLRPDDAARIDKAPLVFVGYGVSAPERQWDDFKGQDLKGKVAVILINDPDFAATPGDAVAGKFGGRTMTYYGRWTYKFEEAARRGAIGALIVHDTPGAGYGWNVVTSPRGENYDIVRKPEDLTSLRLQGWIEGGAAQALFTRAGLDLTTLRKAAGRADFRPVELKGVTFSADVPVTHEEIASHNVLGRIPGAKRADEVVSLGAHWDAYGKGAPDAQGRVYRAGANDDALGIGGLLEIARALKAGPAPDRSVVFAFWTAEERGLLGSEFYAANPIYPMEKTVANLAIDILQTAGAANDVVLVGQGQDTLEDDMARIAKAQGRTVTPESLPERGLFYRADHFSFAKRGVPVLLQMGIAGASDLKQGGRAAGQAWIDRYTGQCYHQACDAWDASWNLAGAVQDIELVGTMAQELSNSTGWPEWKAGSEFKAVRDRSAGVRR